The Pecten maximus chromosome 11, xPecMax1.1, whole genome shotgun sequence genome has a segment encoding these proteins:
- the LOC117337647 gene encoding uncharacterized protein LOC117337647 yields MTGSNNGGVCSNKGVYLKLTVLFLLSTTIYVYLYSSITIQTFAIGEVMKGTISDIQRWRDKMEGWVQMIGGNGYKYDAKSVKNTSFPDTRHNVRKPEAEVRITGQNNDSALGVTNKSRLIFLPQKNIRNSISDKPEVLLTLFTSWPTKAEKYMCHNNTIRNWQQLKPLIQPILFTNEALLTEEANEKGWTVLPVRKAGRGVPILKYMYKDAMERYNSTFYAFSNGDILYSHSLIDTLKALLNSSQIPRDKPIMVVGRRTNVQDVTSAEAVSGKSVYKTANKRGKVFTVWAEDYFITSANYPWKDIPEVVIGRRAYDNWLVSNARKQKHVTVDATNTLVALHQTTKAGNQEGFKADNPEYNHNLLRRMYHQLHYGAGLTSCADYYTKYHSNGRIQIVKRTVPKSCFPV; encoded by the coding sequence ATGACCGGGTCAAACAATGGAGGGGTGTGTTCCAATAAAGGGGTATACCTCAAGTTGACCGTTCTATTTTTACTCAGTACTACTATATACGTTTACCTATACTCCAGCATCACCATCCAGACGTTCGCTATTGGCGAGGTGATGAAGGGAACCATCAGTGACATACAGAGATGGCGAGATAAAATGGAGGGCTGGGTGCAGATGATTGGAGGTAACGGTTATAAATATGATGCCAAGTCGGTCAAAAACACGTCATTTCCGGACACCAGGCATAATGTCAGAAAACCGGAAGCGGAAGTTCGGATAACAGGACAGAATAATGACAGTGCATTAGGAGTGACAAATAAGTCACGGTTAATATTTTTGCCGCAAAAGAATATCCGGAATTCTATTAGTGATAAACCGGAAGTACTTCTGACATTATTCACTTCCTGGCCGACAAAAGCAGAAAAGTACATGTGTCACAACAACACTATACGAAACTGGCAACAGCTTAAACCTTTAATCCAACCGATTTTGTTTACTAACGAAGCCTTACTGACAGAGGAAGCAAATGAGAAAGGATGGACTGTACTTCCGGTTCGAAAAGCCGGAAGAGGGGTACCAATTCTTAAGTATATGTATAAAGATGCCATGGAACGATATAATTCTACTTTCTATGCGTTTTCTAACGGGgatatactgtacagtcattCCCTTATAGATACATTAAAAGCCTTGCTAAATTCTTCTCAGATACCCAGAGACAAACCAATCATGGTCGTTGGTAGAAGAACAAATGTACAGGATGTGACGTCAGCGGAAGCAGTTTCCGGAAAAAGCGTTTACAAGACGGCGAATAAACGAGGGAAAGTATTTACTGTTTGGGCTGAAGATTATTTCATAACGTCGGCTAATTATCCCTGGAAGGATATACCGGAAGTTGTTATTGGCCGTAGAGCGTATGATAACTGGCTGGTATCGAACGCGCGGAAACAAAAACACGTTACCGTGGATGCCACAAACACACTTGTGGCCCTCCACCAAACGACAAAGGCGGGTAATCAAGAGGGATTCAAGGCCGACAACCCCGAATACAATCATAATCTCCTTAGGCGCATGTATCACCAATTACATTACGGCGCAGGTCTAACATCATGCGCAGATTATTACACAAAATACCATTCTAATGGACGGATCCAAATTGTAAAACGGACAGTCCCGAAGTCATGTTTCCCGGTATAA